Below is a window of Alphaproteobacteria bacterium DNA.
GCATCGACCCCGGAATGGCGCATCAGCGACACCCCGGTCCCCTATCCGGACGCGCTGGCGGCGATGGAGGAACGCGTCCGCCTGATCCATGAGGGAAACGCCGGCGAACTGGTCTGGCTGCTGGAGCATCCACCGCTCTATACCGCCGGTACCAGCGCGAAGCGCGCGGACCTGCTGGAGCCGGACCGTTTCCCGGTATACGAGGCCGGGCGCGGCGGGCAGTTCACCTATCACGGGCCGGGCCAGCGCATCGCCTATGTCATGCTGGACCTGCGCAGGCGCGGCCCCGATGTGCGACGCTATGTCTGCAGTCTGGAGGACTGGGTGATCGGCGCGCTGTCCGCCTTCAATGTGGTCGGCGAACGGCGCGACGGCCGCGTCGGCATCTGGGTCGACCGGGGCGCGGGGCGCGAGGACAAGATCGCCGCCATCGGCGTGCGCATCCGCCGCTGGGTCACCTTCCACGGCGTGTCGATCAACCTGGACCCGGACCTGTCGCATTTTTCCGGCATCGTCCCCTGCGGAATCGGCGACGAAAAGCTGGGCGTGACCTCGCTGGTCGATCTCGGCCTGCCGGTCAGCATGGCCGACCTGGACGTGGCGCTGCGGGCCGCCTTCGACCCTGTCTTCGGGGAATCGGGGTCAACGCCGGGTTAGAAAATCCGCCAGCCCGCCGCGCGCCTGCCAGTCGGCGCGCTCCAGTTCCGGGTCTTCATGTTCCTCCTCCGGCCAGCCGAGGCACAAATAGGCGACCAGCCGCCAGTCTTCCGGCACGTCCAGCGCCGCGCGCACGTCCGCAGGGTCAAGAATGGACACCCAGCCGACACCCAACCCCGCCGCCCGCGCCGCCAGCCACAGGGTCTGGACCGAAGCAACCGTGGAATAGGCCAGCATTTCCGGCATGGTGCGGCGGCCGAGCCCGTGGCCGCGCTGCGTATCCGGGTCGCAGAACACCGCCAGATGCACCGGCGCCTCGACCAGTCCTGCCAGTTTCAGCCGGGCATATCCCACCGCCCGCGCGCCGTCGTAATCGCGCAGGGCCTCCGCATTCTCGCGCCGGAAGTTTTCGGTCACCGCTTCGCGCCGCGCCGGGTCGGTCACCAGCACGAAGCGCCAGGGCTGGCTGTTGCCGACCGATGGCGACAGGCAGGCCTGTTCCAGCAGCAATTCGACCAGCGCCGGATCGACCGGCGCGGGCCGGAACCGCCGCACATCGCGCCGCCAGGCGAACAGTGTCGCCAGTTGTTCGCGAAATGCATCGTCGAATTCGGGCGGGCGGGCGCTCACTGCGTCATTCCGTGGATCATTCCGTCGTCGGGAGGGTGCGGAAGCCGCGCGTTGCCGGGTCCTCGGCCGGATGCTCGGCCAGCCCGGTCACCTGCGCGAAGGACGGCCCGTTGCGGCAGGCGGACACCATATGCCGCACCGCGTCCGCACCGCCCGCGAACAGAGCCTCGACCGTTCCATCGCGGCGGTTGCGCACCCAGCCGTCCAGCCCGCGAGACTGCGCCTCGCGCGCCGTCCAGGCCCGGTAGCCGACGCCCTGCACCCGCCCCTTTATGATCACGCGGACCGCCATATCCTGTCTCTCCTTGTCACCAGCGTTTAATTTCATAATCGCCCGCCGCTATGGCACAATATACCCTGAATTCGCGCCCGCGGGCGCGGCGCACCGGGAGAATGCCATGCGATACCTGCGGCCCATCGCCATCCTCGCCATGCTGGGCCTCGCCGCGCCGGCATCGGGCGACGATATGGCGAATTATACCGCGCGCTGCGCCGATGAAAGCGCCGAAGCCAAACAGATCGTGGAGGCATGCAGCTGGCTGTTCGATTCGGGCCAGTTGAAGCGCCATGCGGTCGCCGCGACCTACATCAATCGCGGCAGGGCCTATATCCGGCTGGAGGAATTCGAACGCGCGCGGGACGATCTGGGCCGCGCGGTGGCGCGCAATCCGGGCCTCGCCACCGCCTTCGTCAACCGGGGCATCGCCAACAGCAATACGGGCCGGAATGTCCTGGCGATAAACGATTTCGACAAGGCCATCGGGCTGGCCCCGGACGATCCCGAAGCGTTTCTCGGCCGCGCCAATGCCTTTCTCCGGCAGGGCGAAATTGAGCGCGCGCGCCGCGATTACGACCGGGTCATCGCCCTGAAACCCGATTATGCGGAAGCCTGGTATGGCCGGGGCGTGACCTATCTCGAAACCGGTGAGGCTGACCGCGCGCTGGAAGACCTGGACAGGGCCATCGAAATCGCGCCCGGCAACGCGGCGATGTATGTGGACCGCGGCCGGGCCTGGCTGGCCAAGGGCAACATGGAGGCGGCAATGGGCGAATTCGACCGCGCCATCCGCCGCGACCCGAACCACGCCAACGCCTACGCCCAGCGCGCCCGCACCCATGAAAACCTGAAGCAGCACGCCGAAGCCCTGGCCGATTACGAAAAGGCCCATGAACTGGGCGATACCTCGGAGGCGGTGACGGCGAAACTGAAGGCGGCGGGGAAGCTGTAAGGGCAACAGGCGACGTCCCGAAACCAAAAGCACCCCCTACTCGAACTCCAGTATCGGCTGGTCCACCGTCAGGCTGGCGCCCGCTTCCGCCAGCACCGCCTTGACCGTGCCGTCGCGCGCCGCGCGCAGTACGTTTTCCATCTTCATCGCCTCGACCACCGCCAGCGCCTCGCCCGCCTTGACCGCGTCGCCCTCGGCGCAGTTCAGGCTGAGCAGCAGGCCCGGCATGGGGGAGAGCAGGAAGCGCGAGGTGTCCGGCGGGGGCTTGTGCAGCATCAGGCGGTTCAGGGCCGCGATGTCCGGCCGGACGATCAGGATATCCACCGCGCCGCCCGCATGGCTGAGCCGGTAGCGTACGCCCGCCCGGTCCACCTGGATGCAGACCGGCTTGCCGTCCGCCGCGCCCTCGAACAGCGGCTGGCCGGGGCGCCAGGCGCTGGTGATGGCGTATGCGTCGCCGTCCACCGTCACGGCGAAGCGGTCGTCATCGCCCCCCACGCCCGGCGTCAGGGTCAGGGGGTATTCGGTGCGCGCCTCGACCCCGACGATGGCGGTGAGGTCGCGTTCACGCGCCTGCCCGCCGAAAGCCGCCACACGCTGCGTCACGCGCTGGTGGACGACGGCGGCGACGGCGACGATCAGCTTCGGGTCCTCATGCACCAGGTCACTGGCGGAAAAGCCGTCGGGGTATTCCTCGGCGATGAAGCCGGTGGTGAGATTGCCGGCGTTGAAGCGCGGATGCGCCATCAGCGAGGCGAGGAACGGGATATTGTGCGAGACGCCGCGGATGTAATAGGCGTCCAGCGCCCCGCGCATCGCCGCGATCGCCGCCGCCCGCGTGTCGCCGTATGTGATCAGCTTGGCGATCATCGGGTCGTAATGGATCGGGATTTCGCCGCCTTCCGCCACGCCGCTGTCAACCCGGACCGAACCGTCCTTCGCCGCCGGCTCCATGTAGCGGACCAGCCGCCCGGTGGAAGGCAGGAATTCGCGGAACGGGTCTTCCGCATAGACGCGGCTTTCCATCGCCCAGCCGGTCAGGCGCACGTCGTCCTGCGCGATCGACAGGGTTTCGCCGGCGGCGATGCGGATCATCTGTTCGACCAGGTCGATGCCGGTGACGTATTCGGTGACCGGGTGCTCCACCTGCAGCCGCGTGTTCATCTCCAGGAAATAGAAATTGCGCTCCGCATCGACGATATATTCCACCGTCCCGGCCGAGCGGTAATCCACCGCCCTGGCCAGCGCCGCCGCCGAGGCGCCCATCGCGGCGCGGGTTTCCGCGTCGAGGAAGGGCGACGGCGCCTCCTCGATCACCTTCTGGTGGCGGCGCTGGATGGAGCATTCGCGCTCGCCCAGGTGGATCGTGTTGCCGTGGCTGTCGGCCAGCACCTGAATTTCGATATGGCGCGGGTTGACGATGAATTTCTCGACGAAGATGCGGTCGTCGCCGAAGCTGCTGCGCGCCTCGCTCGCCGCCGCGCGGAAACCTTCCGCGACCTCGTCGTCCCCATGCGCGATTCGCATGCCCTTGCCGCCGCCGCCGGCCGACGCCTTCAACATTACCGGATAGCCCAGTTCGTTCGCCGCCGCGACCGCCGCATCCGCGTCCGCGATGACGCCCGCATGGCCCGGCACGGTCGGCACGCCCGCCGCGATGGCCAGTTTCTTGGATTCGATCTTGTCGCCCATCGCGCCGATGGCACGGGTGGATGGCCCGATGAAGACGACGCCCGCCTCTTCCAGCGCGGTGGCGAATGCGGCGTTTTCCGACAGGAAGCCGTAGCCGGGATGCACCGCCTCGGCCCCGGTTTCGCGCACCGCGCGCAGGATATTGTCGGCGACGAGGTAGCTTTGCGCGGAGACGGCCGGGCCGATCGGCACCGCCTCATCCGCCAGTTTCACATGCAGCGCATCCGTATCCGCCTCGGAATAGACGGCAACGGTCTTGATGCCCATGCGGGCGGCGCTGCGCATGATGCGGCAGGCGATTTCACCACGATTGGCGATCAAAATCTTGGCGAACAATGCGGCCCCCGGTTCGGCTGAGTAAGCCGGAAAAAGACCGGTACGGCCTCGGCTTGTCAAGCAGTTCAGCGGCGGCTATTCCGGCTTCCAGTGTTCCGCCCGTTTCGTCGCCGCCAGTACGACAGCGTCCGGCAGTTTCGCCGCCAGCGCCTTGCGGTTGACTTCCGCCGTCCAGTGATTCTGCCGCGCCGCCAGCGTCAGCCAGAACAGCGCTTCGGCTTCGTCCTTCCTGATCCCCTCACCGCGGGCATAGCGAGTGCCGATGTGATTCTGCGCCTTGGCGTAGCCCTGTTTCGCGGCGCGCAGGAACCAGCCCGCCGCGGCCGCCTTGTCCACCACCCCGCCGATCCCGTCGCGGGTCAGCTTGCCCATGTTGTACTGGGCCCGTTCGTTACCCTGCAGCGCCGCCTTTTCGATCCATTCGCGGCCCTTCGCCTCGTCCACCGGCACGCCCCGGCCATGCAGGTGGATTTTGCCCAGGACATATTGCGAGCGCGCCAGCCCCGCCTGCGCCGCGCGGGTCAGGAAGCCCATGCCCTCCGCATGGTCGGTTTCCGCCTCGGTGCCGAACAGATAGCTGGTCGCGAGGTTGTGCAGCGCTTCCGGCATGTCCTGCGCCGCCGCCTTGCGCCACCACTGGCGCGCCGCCGCCTTGTCCACCGGGACACCGCGCCCTTCATCCAGCATGATACCCAGATTGTACTGCGCGCGCGCGTCACCGGCTTCGGCCAGCGCCGTCCACAGCTTGCGCGAAATGCCGAATTCGCCGCGCTGATAGGCGGCGTAGCCGTCGTCGAATGTGTCGGCCGACAACCCGCCCGCGGGCAGGGCCAGCATCAGCCCGGCGCATGCCATCAACGCGATCCGCCGCGCGCCCTTCAACCTATTACGGACGCTCATTTTTGCCTCCCTGCAGGACAGGTCTCCGTCATCCCGTGATTCCGTCATGATGTTGCCGGGTAGCGGGTCAGGCGGGTCTGCAGCGCCTCGATCAGCCCGTCCGCCCCATGCTGGCGCAGCACGGCGGCGAATTCCGAGCGCTGGGTCGACAGCATGCTGATCCCCTCCACCACCACATCGATAACCCGGTAATCCCCGTCGAATTTCCGCACCCGCCAGTCGCAGCGCAGCGGCGGCGCGTCCGGCTGCACGATCCGGGTCCGCACATAGCGGTCCTGCTGCCCCGCCTCGGCGGTGCCGTCGATGACGAACTTCTGCCCCGAATAACCGCCCAGCCGCGCCGAATAGGTATTCAGCACCCAGGCGGCGAAGAGTTTCTGGTATTCCGCCTGCTGGTCCGGCGTCATGTCCTTCCAGTAACGACCGACGACGAAGCGGCCGATTTTCCGCATCGCGAAACCGTCCTGCAACAGGGACCGGAAGCGTTCCTCGCGCTGTTCCAGTGTCACCGAGCGGTCGGCAAGGACCTCGATCGCCCGGTTTGCCAGGGTCTGGATGAATGCGGACTCATCCGCCGATGCCGCGCCGGCCAGCAGACCGGCGCCGACCGCCACCGCCGCGAACAACCGTCTGAATGCGCCCATACCCGCCCCTCAGCGTTACCCATCCGGAATTGAAGGATTATCTCCCGATTTGGCCCCGACGGCAACCGTCCTGAAAGCCGCGCGTGTCGGGCTGCGCGGCGACGACCCGGCGAGGTAATGCAGCGCCGCCGGGTCCCGCAGCTCTTCCGGCGATACGCGCCCGTGCCTCAACCCGGAAGCGTAAACGCCTTCGCCTTTTCCTCGTAATCGTCATAGCCGAGGATCCGGCGCAGTTCGTCGCCCGGCAGGGCGCTCGCCGCCTGCACCTCGCCGGCCTTGAGCGCCGCCAGCCCGGCCTGGATCCCGGCGATGGCGGGGGAGAGCATGCCGGTCGGGAAGGTGCCGATCTTGAAGCCCAGTTCCGCCGCCCGCGCCTGGGTCGGGGTTTCACGGTTACCACCCGGCGACAGCACGGCAAAGGACGGACGGCCCGCGGCGGCGGCGACGGCGCGTCGGCATTCGTCCTCATCCGCCGGTGAATCGAGGAACAGGATATCCGCGCCCTCCTCCACATACATTTCGATCCGCGCGACGGCCTCGTCGATGCCCAGCGTGGGCCGGCAGTCGGTGCGGGCCATGATCATGATTCCGGATTCCCTTGCGGCCTGCACGGCGGCGCGCAGCTTCATGCGCATTTCCTCGAAGGGCAGGGTCGGCTTGCCGGCGGAAGTCAGCGCACGCGGGGTGATCTTGTCCTCGATCAGCACCGCCGCCGCCCCCAGCCGACCGTAGGCGCGCACCGTGCGCTGCACGTTCATCGCGTTGCCGTAGCCGTGATCGCCATCGGCGAGGATCAGCAGTTCCGGCGCGGCGGCGCGGGCCATGTTCAGCGAATCCTGCATTTCCGCCGCCGTGATCAGGTCCAGGTCCGGCCCGCCCAGGCGCGCGGCCGCGACGCAGGAACCGGAAAGAAACGCGGTCTTGAAGCCGGCCCCAAAGGTCAGCTTCGAACTGATCCCGTCCCAGATGGCGGGCATGGCGATAAATCCGGGTTCGGCAAGCAGGGCGCGCAGGCGGGCGGGCGGGGTCATGGCAGATTCCTTGGCTGATTTGAAATGAGGCGCCAATTGTAGGTGGCGGCGCCGCGCCTGTCCACGCGGCTCCCGACATGGTGGATCATCGCGGAGGAATCCTTCCCGCCTCGCCGGGCCAGGCGCAGTCGGCCAGGCTGGTTGTATCGAGTTCCGCCAGAAAGGCTTCCCGCGCTGCGGCGAGACGGCCCTTCAACCGGCAATGTGGTGTCAGGGAACAACTGCCCCCGTCGGTGCGGAAGCAATCGACCAGCGGGCTCTGCTGTTCCAGATGGCGGACGACCTGGCCCAGCGGGATCGAACCGGCCGGCAGTGCGAGCCGGAACCCACCGCCGGCGCCGCGCCTTGTTTCTATATAGTCGGCGCGAGCGAGATTCTGCACCACCTTGGCGAGGTGGTTGCGCGAAATTTCCAGTTCGGTTGCCAGTTCGCCGGTCGTGAACTGCCGTTCCGGCGCATCCGCCAGCCGCATCAGGACCCGCAATCCGAAATCGGTAAAGGTAGTGAGGCGCATAGTCGCATCCCTGAATTGGCGTTTGAAATACCTATTATAAACCCGTATAATAGGTATTATTAATACCTATTCTGGAAACAACCGATGACCGACTCCCTGACGACCGAGGAAAGGCGCGCGCGCATCACGGCGGAGATCGTCGCCCGCACGGGCATCGACGAGGCCATGATCGAAAGCCTCGTCCACCGATTCTACGCCAGAATTCGCGAAGACGCGTTGCTGGGCCCCGTCTTCAAGGCGCGGATCGCGGACTGGGACCTTCATCTGCAGCGCATGTGCGCCTTCTGGTCCTCGGTGGCGCTGTTGACCGGCCGCTATCACGGCAGTCCGGTGGCGAAGCACCTGCCGCTGCCGGTCGATGCGGTGCATTTCGACCGCTGGCTGGCGCTGTTCGAGGCGACGGCGGCGGAAACCTGCCCGCCCGCCGCACGGGATCATTTCATGGAACGCGCAAGGCGTATCGCCGAAAGTCTCGAACTCGGTATCGCCGGAAAGGCGGGCATCCTGCTGAAAAAGGGCGAACGGTTTTACCGGTAAGTTTCGACAACCCGCCCGCCCGTCGATTTCTCCCTGCGACCGACCGGTCGCGCGGATCCGCGCACCGTTCCATTTTCACTATACGGTGCAATGCAGGGCCAGCCAGACCGTCGGTTCGGTCGGCGCCGTCCATTCCACGCGGTGGCGGCGATGGGCGGGAATGCTGACCCAGTCGCCGGGGGACAGCACCCGTTCCGCCGCTTCGTCCTCAAAGCGCAGCCCGGCTGCCCCCTGCAGCAGCACGACCCATTCCTCCTCGGCCTGATCGTACCACTCCCCTTGCGGCGTCGCCTGGCCGGTCGAGATGATCCGCACCAGCCGAAAACCGCCACCCGCCATCAATATGTCGAGAACCTCCCCCGGCTGCACATCCGGCAGGCCGGCAAAAAGGTTTCCGCTGTCGCCGCGCATCAGAAATCATCGCGGTAGCGCAACATCTGTTCGCCGACATTGCAAGGCGGACTTTCGCGGATATCCGGCCCGGCCTGCGCCAGTACGATGCGCATGGGCCATGCCGGCGGCTGCGGCGCCCGGTTGGCGATCTCCAGAATTAGCTTGCGCCGCACCGCACGGGCGAAATCGTTGAAGTCTTCGGCGACGATCAGGAAGGCGCCGGGCCCGCCGATCACGCAATCGCGGTAATACAGGTCGAGATTGCGGATATTGTAGGCGGTATACATTCCACTGCCCTGATCCATGATTGGCAATCCGTTGATGGTCACGCCCGCCGCGATGGCGCGGTCGCGGGCTGGGACGACCAGATCGCCGGAATTGTTCGGCCCGTCGCCGGAGATATCGAGCACTTTGCGGGTGGCGTCAAATTCAT
It encodes the following:
- a CDS encoding Rrf2 family transcriptional regulator, with translation MRLTTFTDFGLRVLMRLADAPERQFTTGELATELEISRNHLAKVVQNLARADYIETRRGAGGGFRLALPAGSIPLGQVVRHLEQQSPLVDCFRTDGGSCSLTPHCRLKGRLAAAREAFLAELDTTSLADCAWPGEAGRIPPR
- a CDS encoding acetyl/propionyl/methylcrotonyl-CoA carboxylase subunit alpha; this translates as MFAKILIANRGEIACRIMRSAARMGIKTVAVYSEADTDALHVKLADEAVPIGPAVSAQSYLVADNILRAVRETGAEAVHPGYGFLSENAAFATALEEAGVVFIGPSTRAIGAMGDKIESKKLAIAAGVPTVPGHAGVIADADAAVAAANELGYPVMLKASAGGGGKGMRIAHGDDEVAEGFRAAASEARSSFGDDRIFVEKFIVNPRHIEIQVLADSHGNTIHLGERECSIQRRHQKVIEEAPSPFLDAETRAAMGASAAALARAVDYRSAGTVEYIVDAERNFYFLEMNTRLQVEHPVTEYVTGIDLVEQMIRIAAGETLSIAQDDVRLTGWAMESRVYAEDPFREFLPSTGRLVRYMEPAAKDGSVRVDSGVAEGGEIPIHYDPMIAKLITYGDTRAAAIAAMRGALDAYYIRGVSHNIPFLASLMAHPRFNAGNLTTGFIAEEYPDGFSASDLVHEDPKLIVAVAAVVHQRVTQRVAAFGGQARERDLTAIVGVEARTEYPLTLTPGVGGDDDRFAVTVDGDAYAITSAWRPGQPLFEGAADGKPVCIQVDRAGVRYRLSHAGGAVDILIVRPDIAALNRLMLHKPPPDTSRFLLSPMPGLLLSLNCAEGDAVKAGEALAVVEAMKMENVLRAARDGTVKAVLAEAGASLTVDQPILEFE
- the bluB gene encoding 5,6-dimethylbenzimidazole synthase, which codes for MSARPPEFDDAFREQLATLFAWRRDVRRFRPAPVDPALVELLLEQACLSPSVGNSQPWRFVLVTDPARREAVTENFRRENAEALRDYDGARAVGYARLKLAGLVEAPVHLAVFCDPDTQRGHGLGRRTMPEMLAYSTVASVQTLWLAARAAGLGVGWVSILDPADVRAALDVPEDWRLVAYLCLGWPEEEHEDPELERADWQARGGLADFLTRR
- the lipB gene encoding lipoyl(octanoyl) transferase LipB, with amino-acid sequence MVHSIASAAIPPGASTPEWRISDTPVPYPDALAAMEERVRLIHEGNAGELVWLLEHPPLYTAGTSAKRADLLEPDRFPVYEAGRGGQFTYHGPGQRIAYVMLDLRRRGPDVRRYVCSLEDWVIGALSAFNVVGERRDGRVGIWVDRGAGREDKIAAIGVRIRRWVTFHGVSINLDPDLSHFSGIVPCGIGDEKLGVTSLVDLGLPVSMADLDVALRAAFDPVFGESGSTPG
- a CDS encoding tetratricopeptide repeat protein, with translation MSVRNRLKGARRIALMACAGLMLALPAGGLSADTFDDGYAAYQRGEFGISRKLWTALAEAGDARAQYNLGIMLDEGRGVPVDKAAARQWWRKAAAQDMPEALHNLATSYLFGTEAETDHAEGMGFLTRAAQAGLARSQYVLGKIHLHGRGVPVDEAKGREWIEKAALQGNERAQYNMGKLTRDGIGGVVDKAAAAGWFLRAAKQGYAKAQNHIGTRYARGEGIRKDEAEALFWLTLAARQNHWTAEVNRKALAAKLPDAVVLAATKRAEHWKPE
- a CDS encoding acylphosphatase encodes the protein MAVRVIIKGRVQGVGYRAWTAREAQSRGLDGWVRNRRDGTVEALFAGGADAVRHMVSACRNGPSFAQVTGLAEHPAEDPATRGFRTLPTTE
- a CDS encoding ABC transporter substrate-binding protein produces the protein MGAFRRLFAAVAVGAGLLAGAASADESAFIQTLANRAIEVLADRSVTLEQREERFRSLLQDGFAMRKIGRFVVGRYWKDMTPDQQAEYQKLFAAWVLNTYSARLGGYSGQKFVIDGTAEAGQQDRYVRTRIVQPDAPPLRCDWRVRKFDGDYRVIDVVVEGISMLSTQRSEFAAVLRQHGADGLIEALQTRLTRYPATS
- a CDS encoding cupin domain-containing protein codes for the protein MRGDSGNLFAGLPDVQPGEVLDILMAGGGFRLVRIISTGQATPQGEWYDQAEEEWVVLLQGAAGLRFEDEAAERVLSPGDWVSIPAHRRHRVEWTAPTEPTVWLALHCTV
- a CDS encoding tetratricopeptide repeat protein, which codes for MRYLRPIAILAMLGLAAPASGDDMANYTARCADESAEAKQIVEACSWLFDSGQLKRHAVAATYINRGRAYIRLEEFERARDDLGRAVARNPGLATAFVNRGIANSNTGRNVLAINDFDKAIGLAPDDPEAFLGRANAFLRQGEIERARRDYDRVIALKPDYAEAWYGRGVTYLETGEADRALEDLDRAIEIAPGNAAMYVDRGRAWLAKGNMEAAMGEFDRAIRRDPNHANAYAQRARTHENLKQHAEALADYEKAHELGDTSEAVTAKLKAAGKL
- a CDS encoding isocitrate lyase/PEP mutase family protein; this translates as MTPPARLRALLAEPGFIAMPAIWDGISSKLTFGAGFKTAFLSGSCVAAARLGGPDLDLITAAEMQDSLNMARAAAPELLILADGDHGYGNAMNVQRTVRAYGRLGAAAVLIEDKITPRALTSAGKPTLPFEEMRMKLRAAVQAARESGIMIMARTDCRPTLGIDEAVARIEMYVEEGADILFLDSPADEDECRRAVAAAAGRPSFAVLSPGGNRETPTQARAAELGFKIGTFPTGMLSPAIAGIQAGLAALKAGEVQAASALPGDELRRILGYDDYEEKAKAFTLPG
- a CDS encoding DUF1194 domain-containing protein; the protein is MIRVGLAALAVLAAAPAAAKTPVDLLLALAVDVSRSVDEEEARLQRQGYIQAFRDPEVVAAIRTGMLGRIAVRYFEWGGEGNIAEITGWTLVEDATGAAAFADSLARLPPRPMLWTSISGAIDYALPWLKENEFDATRKVLDISGDGPNNSGDLVVPARDRAIAAGVTINGLPIMDQGSGMYTAYNIRNLDLYYRDCVIGGPGAFLIVAEDFNDFARAVRRKLILEIANRAPQPPAWPMRIVLAQAGPDIRESPPCNVGEQMLRYRDDF
- a CDS encoding group III truncated hemoglobin — encoded protein: MTDSLTTEERRARITAEIVARTGIDEAMIESLVHRFYARIREDALLGPVFKARIADWDLHLQRMCAFWSSVALLTGRYHGSPVAKHLPLPVDAVHFDRWLALFEATAAETCPPAARDHFMERARRIAESLELGIAGKAGILLKKGERFYR